The following are encoded in a window of Camelus ferus isolate YT-003-E chromosome 20, BCGSAC_Cfer_1.0, whole genome shotgun sequence genomic DNA:
- the ZNF451 gene encoding E3 SUMO-protein ligase ZNF451 isoform X4, which produces MGDPGPEIIESVPPAGPEASESPADENEDDIQFVSEGPLRPVLEYIDLVSSDDEEPSTSRSDGNVAHKDHIDHQKDKVALTLARLARHVEVEKQQKEEKNRAFREKVDFQHAHGLQELEFIRGHSDTEAARLCVDQWLKMPGLKAGTINSGTKSSFRRGGQIRVSGKPISCPIMHCNKEFDNGHLLLGHLKRFDHSPCDPTITLHGPFISSFACVVCYKNFVTQQQYRDHLFAKEAADDGHKNNLLPQIIQCFACPNCFLLFSSKDECLKHMSGKNHFHQSFKLGDDKGLAHPISFPSFAKKLLISLCKDVPFQVRCVACHQTLRSHMELTAHFRVRCRNAGPVAVAEKSIAQVAEKFILRGYCLHCNHVFVDETSTRNHKQNSGHTVRVITSMEESVLLYCHSSEGSRPQSDLNLLQDPSKFSSLKRTMSVQNSSSQDCSTIPKKKMNLGGKSHEGVVSVQRAKPAVKAWFCECRQRFPSEDAVEKHVFSANTMCYKCVVCGKVCEDSGVIRLHMSRIHGGAHLNNFLFWCRTCKKELRRKEAIMAHVTEFHNGHRYFYETDEEEGETLPPSSAASVSGLTAESPSSVTIADHSRASSPPRGKWQCRICEDMFDSQDAARQHCMSLASHQFHRYSCAHCKKTFHKRETLSRHCQDEHDSEVQSRSFCGLCDLTFDAEEAFLSHYKERHSTDYVFVSEKTAVSIKTESDFPVAETSGLLTCGCRESYICKVNRKEDYGRCLQAMLDKGRLWFRCGLCSATAQNVADLNVHVQQAHGGERGAEAGGPWFTIKCGTCTKAFQDPESAQQHFHRKHCFLQKPSLAHFGSEKASPYTFAAGASRPERKPKPAVSHPKNSEPEPGAESERGSQSVDEDIELPDLDYLRTMTHIVFVDFDNWSNFFGHLPGHLNQGTFIWGFQGGNTNWKPPVNCKIYNYLNRIGCFFLHPRCSKRKDAADFAICMHSVTVMITWV; this is translated from the exons GGTAATGTTGCGCATAAAGACCACATCGACCATCAGAAGGACAAAGTTGCTTTAACCCTGGCTCGTCTAGCCCGCCATGTCGAagtggagaagcagcagaaagaagagaagaacagAGCATTCAGG GAAAAAGTCGATTTTCAGCATGCCCATGGGTTACAAGAATTGGAATTTATTCGAGGACATTCTGATACTGAAGCAGCAAGACTGTGTGTGGACCAGTGGTTAAAAATGCCAG GACTCAAAGCAGGCACAATTAATTCTGGAACAAAAAGTTCATTCCGAAGAGGAGGCCAAATACGAGTGTCTGGGAAACCAATTTCATGTCCCATAATGCACTGTAACAAGGAATTTGATAATGGGCACCTTCTCTTAGGACATTTGAAAAG GTTTGATCACTCTCCGTGTGATCCAACAATTACGCTACATGGACCCTTCATCAGCTCCTTTGCCTGTGTAGTCTGTTATAAAAATTTCGTTACTCAGCAGCAATACAGGGATCACCTTTTTGCTAAG GAAGCTGCAGATGATGGACATAAAAACAACCTTCTTCCTCAGATTATTCAGTGTTTTGCGTGTCCAAATTGCTTCCTCCTTTTTAGCAGCAAGGATGAGTGTTTGAAGCATATGTCTGGGAAGAATCATTTCCATCAGAGTTTTAAACTGGGTG aTGACAAGGGACTGGCACACCCAATATCATTTCCATCTTTTGCAAAGAAACTCTTGATCTCTCTGTGCAAAGACGTCCCATTTCAAGTCAGGTGTGTGGCCTGCCACCAGACGCTGCGTTCCCACATGGAGCTCACGGCCCATTTCAG AGTTCGTTGTCGAAATGCTGGTCCTGTAGCTGTGGCTGAGAAGAGCATTGCTCAGGTGGCAGAGAAATTCATATTACGAGGCTATTGTCTACATTGCAACCATGTCTTTGTGGACGAAACCAGTACCCGGAATCACAAACAGAATTCAGGACACACAGTCCGAGTCATCACCTCGATGGAAGAGTCAGTCCTGCTTTACTGCCACAGCAGCGAAGGGAGCAGACCCCAGTCTGACTTGAACCTGTTGCAAGATCCATCCAAGTTTTCATCACTTAAAAGAACTATGTCAGTTCAAAACTCTAGCTCACAAGATTGCAGCACCATTCCaaaaaagaagatgaatttaGGAGGTAAAAGCCATGAAGGTGTGGTTTCTGTTCAGCGGGCAAAGCCAGCTGTTAAGGCCTGGTTTTGTGAATGCCGTCAACGGTTCCCAAGTGAGGATGCAGTAGAAAAGCACGTGTTCTCAGCAAACACCATGTGTTACAAGTGTGTGGTCTGTGGGAAGGTGTGTGAAGATTCAGGAGTCATCCGTTTACATATGAGCCGCATCCATGGAGGGgcacatttaaataattttcttttctggtgtCGGACATGCAAAAAGGAGTTAAGGAGGAAAGAGGCGATAATGGCACATGTGACCGAGTTTCATAATGGACACAGGTACTTCTATGAGACggatgaggaggaaggggagactcTGCCACCGTCCTCCGCAGCGTCGGTGAGCGGTTTGACTGCGGAGAGTCCTTCATCTGTCACCATTGCGGATCACTCCCGGGCAAGCAGCCCCCCAAGGGGTAAGTGGCAGTGCCGGATCTGTGAAGATATGTTCGATTCCCAGGACGCTGCGAGACAGCACTGCATGTCTTTGGCAAGTCACCAGTTTCACAGGTACAGCTGTGCCCACTGCAAGAAGACGTTCCACAAGAGGGAGACGCTGTCCCGGCACTGCCAGGACGAGCACGACAGCGAGGTGCAGAGCCGCTCTTTCTGCGGGCTCTGCGACCTGACCTTTGACGCGGAGGAAGCTTTTCTGAGTCATTACAAGGAGCGGCACAGCACAGATTATGTGTTTGTGTCGGAGAAAACGGCCGTGTCGATTAAAACCGAGAGCGACTTCCCGGTGGCGGAGACCAGCGGCCTGCTGACCTGCGGCTGCCGTGAGAGCTACATCTGCAAAGTGAACAGGAAGGAGGACTACGGCCGGTGCCTCCAGGCCATGCTGGACAAAGGCCGGCTGTGGTTTCGCTGCGGCCTGTGTTCGGCGACAGCGCAGAACGTGGCCGACCTGAACGTGCACGTGCAGCAGGCGCACGGCGGGGAGCGGGGCGCCGAGGCCGGGGGGCCGTGGTTCACGATCAAGTGCGGCACGTGCACCAAGGCCTTCCAGGACCCGGAGAGCGCGCAGCAGCACTTCCACAGGAAGCACTGCTTCCTCCAGAAGCCCAGCCTGGCGCACTTCGGCTCGGAGAAGGCAAGCCCGTACACGTTTGCCGCCGGTGCCTCCCGTCCAGAGAGAAAACCCAAGCCGGCGGTGAGCCACCCAAAGAATTCAGAGCCGGAGCCGGGAGCCGAGAGTGAGCGAGGCAGCCAGAGTGTAG ACGAAGACATTGAGCTTCCAGATTTGGATTACCTGCGGACCATGACGCACATAGTCTTTGTAGACTTCGATAACTGGTCAAACTTTTTTGGTCATCTACCAGGGCATCTGAACCAAGGAACATTTATCTGGGGCTTTCAAG gAGGAAACACCAACTGGAAGCCTCCAGTCAACTGTAAGATCTATAATTACCTGAACAGGATCGGCTGCTTCTTCCTCCATCCTCGCTGTAGTAAGAGGAAAGACGCTGCGGACTTTGCCATATGTATGCAT AGTGTGACAGTGATGATAACCTGGGTGTAG